The Mycolicibacterium smegmatis genome has a window encoding:
- a CDS encoding EthD family reductase, with protein MTMMLVHYVGNADSRFDRDYYMTEHVPLVERTWGPHGLRSAEVYFAAEAGEADGVITICLCHFEDRDAMEKALSAPETAAVMDDVANFTDIAPVRTVMERGVGGAT; from the coding sequence ATGACGATGATGTTGGTGCACTACGTCGGCAACGCCGACAGTCGGTTCGACCGCGACTACTACATGACCGAGCACGTGCCGTTGGTCGAGCGCACGTGGGGCCCGCACGGACTGCGATCCGCCGAGGTCTATTTCGCGGCCGAGGCGGGTGAGGCGGACGGTGTGATCACGATCTGCCTGTGCCACTTCGAGGATCGCGACGCGATGGAAAAAGCGCTGTCGGCACCGGAGACCGCGGCGGTCATGGACGACGTTGCCAACTTCACCGACATCGCGCCGGTCCGCACCGTCATGGAACGCGGGGTAGGCGGCGCGACGTGA
- the car gene encoding carboxylic acid reductase, with product MTIETREDRFNRRIDHLFETDPQFAAARPDEAISAAAADPELRLPAAVKQILAGYADRPALGKRAVEFVTDEEGRTTAKLLPRFDTITYRQLAGRIQAVTNAWHNHPVNAGDRVAILGFTSVDYTTIDIALLELGAVSVPLQTSAPVAQLQPIVAETEPKVIASSVDFLADAVALVESGPAPSRLVVFDYSHEVDDQREAFEAAKGKLAGTGVVVETITDVLDRGRSLADAPLYVPDETDPLTLLIYTSGSTGTPKGAMYPESKTATMWQAGSKARWDETLGVMPSITLNFMPMSHVMGRGILCSTLASGGTAYFAARSDLSTFLEDLALVRPTQLNFVPRIWDMLFQEYQSRLDNRRAEGSEDRAEAAVLEEVRTQLLGGRFVSALTGSAPISAEMKSWVEDLLDMHLLEGYGSTEAGAVFIDGQIQRPPVIDYKLVDVPDLGYFATDRPYPRGELLVKSEQMFPGYYKRPEITAEMFDEDGYYRTGDIVAELGPDHLEYLDRRNNVLKLSQGEFVTVSKLEAVFGDSPLVRQIYVYGNSARSYLLAVVVPTEEALSRWDGDELKSRISDSLQDAARAAGLQSYEIPRDFLVETTPFTLENGLLTGIRKLARPKLKAHYGERLEQLYTDLAEGQANELRELRRNGADRPVVETVSRAAVALLGASVTDLRSDAHFTDLGGDSLSALSFSNLLHEIFDVDVPVGVIVSPATDLAGVAAYIEGELRGSKRPTYASVHGRDATEVRARDLALGKFIDAKTLSAAPGLPRSGTEIRTVLLTGATGFLGRYLALEWLERMDLVDGKVICLVRARSDDEARARLDATFDTGDATLLEHYRALAADHLEVIAGDKGEADLGLDHDTWQRLADTVDLIVDPAALVNHVLPYSQMFGPNALGTAELIRIALTTTIKPYVYVSTIGVGQGISPEAFVEDADIREISATRRVDDSYANGYGNSKWAGEVLLREAHDWCGLPVSVFRCDMILADTTYSGQLNLPDMFTRLMLSLVATGIAPGSFYELDADGNRQRAHYDGLPVEFIAEAISTIGSQVTDGFETFHVMNPYDDGIGLDEYVDWLIEAGYPVHRVDDYATWLSRFETALRALPERQRQASLLPLLHNYQQPSPPVCGAMAPTDRFRAAVQDAKIGPDKDIPHVTADVIVKYISNLQMLGLL from the coding sequence ATGACGATCGAAACGCGCGAAGACCGCTTCAACCGGCGCATTGACCACTTGTTCGAAACCGACCCGCAGTTCGCCGCCGCCCGTCCCGACGAGGCGATCAGCGCGGCTGCCGCCGATCCGGAGTTGCGCCTTCCTGCCGCGGTCAAACAGATTCTGGCCGGCTATGCGGACCGCCCTGCGCTCGGCAAGCGCGCCGTCGAGTTCGTCACCGACGAAGAAGGCCGCACCACCGCGAAGCTCCTGCCCCGCTTCGACACCATCACCTACCGTCAGCTCGCAGGCCGGATCCAGGCCGTGACCAATGCCTGGCACAACCATCCGGTGAATGCCGGTGACCGCGTGGCCATCCTGGGTTTCACCAGTGTCGACTACACGACGATCGACATCGCCCTGCTCGAACTCGGCGCCGTGTCCGTACCGCTGCAGACCAGTGCGCCGGTGGCCCAACTGCAGCCGATCGTCGCCGAGACCGAGCCCAAGGTGATCGCGTCGAGCGTCGACTTCCTCGCCGACGCAGTCGCTCTCGTCGAGTCCGGGCCCGCGCCGTCGCGACTGGTGGTGTTCGACTACAGCCACGAGGTCGACGATCAGCGTGAGGCGTTCGAGGCGGCCAAGGGCAAGCTCGCAGGCACCGGCGTCGTCGTCGAGACGATCACCGACGTACTGGACCGCGGGCGGTCACTCGCCGACGCACCGCTCTACGTGCCCGACGAGACCGACCCGCTGACCCTTCTCATCTACACCTCCGGCAGCACCGGCACTCCCAAGGGCGCGATGTACCCCGAGTCCAAGACCGCCACGATGTGGCAGGCCGGGTCCAAGGCCCGGTGGGACGAGACCCTCGGCGTGATGCCGTCAATCACCCTGAACTTCATGCCCATGAGTCACGTCATGGGGCGCGGCATCCTGTGCAGCACACTCGCCAGCGGCGGAACCGCGTACTTCGCCGCACGCAGCGACCTGTCCACCTTCCTGGAGGACCTCGCCCTCGTGCGGCCCACGCAGCTCAACTTCGTTCCTCGCATCTGGGACATGCTGTTCCAGGAGTACCAGAGCCGCCTCGACAACCGCCGCGCCGAGGGATCCGAGGACCGAGCCGAAGCCGCAGTCCTCGAAGAGGTCCGCACCCAACTGCTCGGCGGGCGATTCGTTTCGGCCCTGACCGGATCGGCTCCCATCTCGGCGGAGATGAAGAGCTGGGTCGAGGACCTGCTCGACATGCATCTGCTGGAGGGCTACGGCTCCACCGAGGCCGGCGCGGTGTTCATCGACGGGCAGATCCAGCGCCCGCCGGTCATCGACTACAAGCTGGTCGACGTGCCCGATCTCGGCTACTTCGCCACGGACCGGCCCTACCCGCGCGGCGAACTTCTGGTCAAGTCCGAGCAGATGTTCCCCGGCTACTACAAGCGTCCGGAGATCACCGCCGAGATGTTCGACGAGGACGGGTACTACCGCACCGGCGACATCGTCGCCGAGCTCGGGCCCGACCATCTCGAATACCTCGACCGCCGCAACAACGTGCTGAAACTGTCGCAGGGCGAATTCGTCACGGTCTCCAAGCTGGAGGCGGTGTTCGGCGACAGCCCCCTGGTACGCCAGATCTACGTCTACGGCAACAGCGCGCGGTCCTATCTGCTGGCGGTCGTGGTCCCGACCGAAGAGGCACTGTCACGTTGGGACGGTGACGAACTCAAGTCGCGCATCAGCGACTCACTGCAGGACGCGGCACGAGCCGCCGGATTGCAGTCGTATGAGATCCCGCGTGACTTCCTCGTCGAGACAACACCTTTCACGCTGGAGAACGGCCTGCTGACCGGTATCCGCAAGCTGGCCCGGCCGAAACTGAAGGCGCACTACGGCGAACGCCTCGAACAGCTCTACACCGACCTGGCCGAGGGGCAGGCCAACGAGTTGCGCGAGTTGCGCCGCAACGGAGCCGACCGGCCCGTGGTCGAGACCGTCAGCCGCGCCGCGGTCGCACTGCTCGGTGCCTCCGTCACGGATCTGCGGTCCGATGCGCACTTCACCGATCTGGGTGGAGATTCGTTGTCGGCCTTGAGCTTCTCGAACCTGTTGCACGAGATCTTCGATGTCGACGTGCCGGTCGGCGTCATCGTCAGCCCGGCCACCGACCTGGCAGGCGTCGCGGCCTACATCGAGGGCGAACTGCGCGGCTCCAAGCGCCCCACATACGCGTCGGTGCACGGGCGCGACGCCACCGAGGTGCGCGCGCGTGATCTCGCCCTGGGCAAGTTCATCGACGCCAAGACCCTGTCCGCCGCGCCGGGTCTGCCGCGTTCGGGCACCGAGATCCGCACCGTGCTGCTGACCGGCGCCACCGGGTTCCTGGGCCGCTATCTGGCGCTGGAATGGCTGGAGCGCATGGACCTGGTGGACGGCAAGGTGATCTGCCTGGTGCGCGCCCGCAGCGACGACGAGGCCCGGGCGCGTCTGGACGCCACGTTCGACACCGGGGACGCGACACTGCTCGAGCACTACCGCGCGCTGGCAGCCGATCACCTCGAGGTGATCGCCGGTGACAAGGGCGAGGCCGATCTGGGTCTCGACCACGACACGTGGCAGCGACTGGCCGACACCGTCGATCTGATCGTCGATCCGGCCGCCCTGGTCAATCACGTCCTGCCGTACAGCCAGATGTTCGGACCCAATGCGCTCGGCACCGCCGAACTCATCCGGATCGCGCTGACCACCACGATCAAGCCGTACGTGTACGTCTCGACGATCGGTGTGGGACAGGGCATCTCCCCCGAGGCGTTCGTCGAGGACGCCGACATCCGCGAGATCAGCGCGACGCGCCGGGTCGACGACTCGTACGCCAACGGCTACGGCAACAGCAAGTGGGCCGGCGAGGTCCTGCTGCGGGAGGCGCACGACTGGTGTGGTCTGCCGGTCTCGGTGTTCCGCTGCGACATGATCCTGGCCGACACGACCTACTCGGGTCAGCTGAACCTGCCGGACATGTTCACCCGCCTGATGCTGAGCCTCGTGGCGACCGGCATCGCGCCCGGTTCGTTCTACGAACTCGATGCGGACGGCAACCGGCAGCGCGCCCACTACGACGGGCTGCCCGTGGAGTTCATCGCCGAGGCGATCTCCACCATCGGCTCGCAGGTCACCGACGGATTCGAGACGTTCCACGTGATGAACCCGTACGACGACGGCATCGGCCTCGACGAGTACGTGGACTGGCTGATCGAGGCCGGCTACCCCGTGCACCGCGTCGACGACTACGCCACCTGGCTGAGCCGGTTCGAAACCGCACTGCGGGCCCTGCCGGAACGGCAACGTCAGGCCTCGCTGCTGCCGCTGCTGCACAACTATCAGCAGCCCTCACCGCCCGTGTGCGGTGCCATGGCACCCACCGACCGGTTCCGTGCCGCGGTGCAGGACGCGAAGATCGGCCCCGACAAGGACATTCCGCACGTCACGGCCGACGTGATCGTCAAGTACATCAGCAACCTGCAGATGCTCGGATTGCTGTAA
- a CDS encoding nuclear transport factor 2 family protein, translating into MHSDASVEQASTMVEVLKRFYVAETAYLGSDDKDFSIVAPTLHPDCVVLHPQSLPYAGRWVGHEGVERWLRAFGDTWSALEVTDPVFYPSGSDTVFVRCHVRAVARATGTEIDWPMLQMITIRDRLIGEIEPFMWDTAATLEKLRPQT; encoded by the coding sequence ATGCATTCCGATGCCAGTGTCGAACAGGCCTCCACGATGGTCGAGGTACTGAAGCGTTTCTACGTCGCGGAGACGGCGTACCTGGGCTCGGACGACAAGGACTTCTCGATCGTCGCGCCGACGCTTCACCCGGATTGTGTTGTGCTGCACCCGCAGTCGCTGCCCTATGCCGGACGGTGGGTGGGTCACGAGGGTGTCGAACGCTGGCTCAGGGCGTTCGGGGACACCTGGTCGGCTTTGGAGGTCACCGACCCGGTCTTCTACCCGTCGGGATCGGACACGGTGTTCGTCCGCTGCCACGTTCGCGCAGTGGCGCGCGCCACCGGAACCGAGATCGACTGGCCCATGCTGCAGATGATCACGATCAGAGACCGGTTGATCGGCGAGATCGAGCCGTTCATGTGGGACACCGCGGCGACGCTGGAGAAACTGCGGCCGCAAACCTGA
- a CDS encoding LacI family DNA-binding transcriptional regulator — protein sequence MTGPGRRRRPTLADVADIVGVDPSLVSRVLRNDPRGFASTRTRERIVAAAEKIGYRANAAARGLRSSRTMALGLLLPGFTSPVYSAIVHGVEARAKEHGYGLVLGTHAAGDPHETMTSMLMHGSVDALLVASGRIEDQALRRLVQEVPQTVVLVNRQVRGISASVVLRDADAAAVAVRHLVELGHRRICGVFGPATLDTMVRRRHGFATECAANGVESSAIELPERNHAAGFEGAMRALERGNPPTAIVAATFPMAVGVLAALHQRGIAVPSAMSVLALHDDNLASYLIPPLTAVSLPTERLGAEAVELAIAMVGGGQPRRVVVPDEPHIVLRGSTAAP from the coding sequence GTGACCGGACCAGGGAGGCGGCGTCGGCCTACGCTCGCCGACGTCGCCGACATCGTGGGGGTGGACCCGAGCCTGGTGTCGCGGGTGCTGCGCAACGACCCGCGGGGCTTCGCGTCGACGAGGACCCGCGAACGCATCGTGGCGGCCGCCGAGAAGATCGGCTACCGCGCCAACGCCGCGGCGCGTGGGCTGCGCAGCTCGCGCACCATGGCACTCGGCCTGCTGCTTCCCGGGTTCACCAGCCCGGTCTACTCCGCGATCGTGCACGGGGTCGAGGCCCGCGCCAAAGAGCACGGGTACGGCCTGGTGCTCGGAACACACGCCGCGGGTGATCCACACGAGACCATGACCTCGATGCTCATGCACGGCAGCGTCGACGCCCTCCTGGTCGCGTCCGGCCGGATCGAGGATCAGGCGCTGCGCCGGTTGGTCCAGGAGGTGCCGCAGACGGTGGTGCTGGTGAACCGCCAGGTGCGTGGCATATCCGCGAGCGTGGTGCTCAGGGATGCCGACGCCGCGGCCGTCGCGGTGCGCCACCTCGTCGAACTGGGGCACCGTCGCATCTGCGGCGTGTTCGGGCCCGCGACGCTCGACACGATGGTGCGCCGCAGGCACGGGTTCGCCACCGAGTGCGCGGCCAACGGCGTCGAGTCCTCGGCGATCGAGCTGCCCGAGCGCAACCATGCCGCCGGATTCGAGGGCGCCATGCGTGCGCTCGAACGCGGCAACCCCCCGACCGCGATCGTCGCCGCGACGTTCCCGATGGCCGTGGGTGTGCTGGCGGCCCTGCACCAGCGGGGGATCGCGGTACCGTCCGCGATGTCGGTGCTCGCGCTGCACGACGACAACCTCGCGAGCTATCTCATCCCTCCGCTGACCGCGGTGTCGCTGCCCACCGAACGGCTCGGCGCCGAAGCGGTCGAACTCGCGATCGCGATGGTCGGAGGCGGCCAACCGCGCCGGGTCGTGGTGCCCGACGAACCGCACATCGTGCTGCGCGGTTCCACCGCGGCACCGTGA
- a CDS encoding maleylpyruvate isomerase N-terminal domain-containing protein, with protein MTRGVGDVVMVETLADAWERWGRRCAGLTAAQWRARTRCEGWDVRSLVAHVCPEVTTFESLAAATVSGDAAVTDAAQLLRIFNQPDGVATTTAGRIAERAATEATALTPEDAANRFAECARRVRAMPEMTRPHDTVIRYPVVGSTTLAVVAEVALMEATVHLLDLAATVGDVEPSGAALTATRDLLVAVPDPVAIVEVLAGRREPAAAVPAIH; from the coding sequence ATGACGCGTGGGGTTGGCGACGTGGTGATGGTCGAGACGCTGGCCGACGCGTGGGAACGGTGGGGGCGCCGGTGCGCCGGCCTCACCGCGGCGCAGTGGCGCGCCCGCACACGGTGCGAGGGATGGGACGTGCGATCGCTGGTCGCCCACGTGTGTCCCGAGGTCACGACGTTCGAGTCACTGGCGGCGGCAACCGTTTCGGGGGACGCCGCGGTGACCGACGCCGCACAGTTGTTGCGCATCTTCAACCAACCCGACGGCGTGGCCACCACCACCGCGGGCCGGATCGCCGAGCGGGCCGCCACGGAGGCCACGGCGTTGACACCCGAGGACGCAGCGAACCGGTTCGCCGAATGCGCGCGCCGAGTGCGGGCCATGCCGGAGATGACCAGGCCACACGACACCGTCATCCGCTACCCCGTCGTGGGCAGTACGACGTTGGCGGTGGTGGCGGAGGTCGCGCTCATGGAGGCGACCGTGCACCTGCTGGACCTGGCGGCCACGGTCGGTGACGTCGAGCCGTCCGGCGCCGCGCTGACGGCGACGCGCGATCTGCTCGTCGCGGTACCCGATCCGGTCGCGATCGTCGAGGTCCTCGCCGGTCGCCGCGAGCCCGCGGCCGCCGTGCCCGCGATTCACTGA